In Haladaptatus sp. QDMS2, a single window of DNA contains:
- a CDS encoding DoxX family protein, whose translation MAPSRLGRLLYGGVLAYTAIENLRNLEGRTAYADAKDVPLPDVLVPASSAMLLVASIGIMLWRAPKLAAAALVGWFLAITPTMHDFWNHEEENRQSERIQFLKNTAMLGAAVMLFSRARSSTDSDQVK comes from the coding sequence ATGGCTCCCTCTCGACTCGGGCGGCTGCTGTACGGCGGCGTCCTCGCCTACACTGCAATCGAGAACCTTCGCAATCTCGAGGGGCGTACCGCATATGCTGACGCAAAAGACGTCCCGCTTCCGGACGTCCTTGTTCCCGCATCGAGTGCGATGTTGCTGGTCGCGAGCATCGGAATAATGCTCTGGCGCGCGCCGAAACTCGCTGCCGCGGCACTCGTCGGGTGGTTCCTCGCGATTACGCCCACGATGCACGATTTCTGGAATCACGAGGAAGAAAACCGACAGTCTGAACGGATTCAGTTCCTGAAGAATACGGCGATGCTTGGCGCAGCAGTCATGCTCTTTTCGCGGGCTCGGTCTTCGACCGACTCAGACCAGGTGAAATAA
- a CDS encoding nucleoside deaminase: MPSSKFDEFDHESHIRAAFELAREAIARGDNPFGSVLVRDDQIILRDSNRVHTQDDIRRHPELHLAYRACREYDADERAEMVMYTSTEPCPMCAGGMATAGFGRVVYSVGGDEIGDFTGHEPAVRSAEILAGVSDVVGPVLNEEGRQLHEDFGW, translated from the coding sequence ATGCCTTCATCGAAGTTCGATGAGTTCGACCACGAATCGCACATACGGGCGGCATTTGAGTTGGCGCGTGAGGCCATCGCCCGGGGCGACAATCCGTTCGGGTCCGTCCTCGTCCGCGACGACCAGATTATCCTGCGCGATTCGAATCGCGTCCACACGCAAGACGACATTCGACGCCATCCAGAACTCCACCTCGCCTACCGTGCATGCCGGGAGTACGACGCCGACGAACGCGCGGAGATGGTGATGTACACGAGCACCGAACCCTGTCCGATGTGCGCGGGTGGAATGGCGACAGCCGGATTCGGGCGCGTGGTCTACAGCGTCGGAGGCGACGAGATAGGAGACTTCACCGGGCACGAACCAGCCGTCCGCTCGGCAGAAATTCTAGCTGGCGTCAGCGACGTGGTGGGACCGGTTCTGAACGAGGAAGGGAGGCAGCTTCACGAGGACTTCGGTTGGTAA
- a CDS encoding ROK family protein, whose product MNTAPSIAVIDIGSTRIRYASATPDGPGNIHTEPTRPAHLLSQLTEIVERLAETTSIEAVSISTTGLVDAKRGIISEFDTPDGETLRDLPVAETIESQLNLPTKVENDCTAAALGEDTFGAGHEYSTVVHVTFGTGIGAGVVVDGEPIRGERGFAAEVGLFPIVADGDLWSTDVRGAWEAYCSGRGIAQFATHELALDERDSLLRDSDSLTAPDVFDAAAEGDPLAQSCLDRIARYNAAGIGAIVNAFDPGIITLGGSVALKNPEWILGGIHEHIDDYVLADPPTIELTALGADIELYGATANYFDATKTQPVPKPRTD is encoded by the coding sequence ATGAACACAGCCCCCTCCATCGCGGTCATCGACATCGGCAGTACGCGCATTCGCTACGCGAGCGCCACGCCAGACGGACCCGGAAACATCCACACCGAACCGACCCGTCCAGCACACCTGCTGTCCCAGCTCACCGAAATCGTCGAACGCCTCGCAGAGACTACTTCAATCGAAGCTGTCTCCATCTCGACGACCGGCCTGGTCGACGCAAAACGAGGAATCATCTCCGAGTTCGACACCCCGGACGGCGAGACGCTTCGAGACCTCCCCGTTGCAGAAACCATCGAATCACAGTTGAACCTCCCAACAAAAGTCGAAAACGACTGTACGGCCGCGGCACTCGGCGAGGACACCTTCGGTGCTGGTCACGAGTATTCGACCGTCGTGCACGTGACCTTCGGGACGGGTATCGGTGCGGGCGTCGTCGTAGACGGCGAGCCAATCCGGGGCGAGCGCGGGTTCGCCGCAGAGGTCGGCCTCTTCCCAATCGTCGCAGACGGCGACCTCTGGAGCACGGACGTCCGCGGCGCGTGGGAAGCCTACTGCTCGGGACGGGGAATCGCCCAGTTCGCAACCCACGAACTCGCCCTCGATGAGCGCGATTCGCTCCTTCGAGATAGTGACTCGCTCACCGCACCCGATGTTTTCGACGCCGCAGCTGAAGGCGACCCGCTCGCCCAGTCGTGCCTCGATCGAATCGCTCGCTACAACGCTGCGGGCATCGGCGCAATCGTGAACGCCTTCGACCCGGGCATCATCACCCTCGGTGGGTCAGTGGCGCTCAAGAATCCCGAGTGGATACTTGGAGGTATCCACGAGCACATCGACGACTACGTTCTTGCCGACCCACCCACCATCGAACTCACGGCACTGGGTGCGGACATCGAATTGTACGGCGCAACGGCGAATTACTTCGATGCGACGAAGACCCAACCAGTTCCAAAACCGCGAACAGACTGA
- a CDS encoding ArsR family transcriptional regulator produces the protein MSDPDPETWKDHYSARERVRLVVETLTEPATIKDIADEAAVAWATADSELEALLAENNVKKYTQDGTTRYDTNPVKLFLDEILDLINENSREELENSLVNATQQLEELQAEFNVDTHDELRGLLVEEDLTAGEMRNVQNAASTWSALETDSRLIKHALQLYDDVTTLSEGDDHIAVA, from the coding sequence ATGAGCGACCCGGACCCAGAAACGTGGAAAGACCACTATAGCGCCCGAGAACGCGTCCGCCTCGTCGTAGAAACGCTCACTGAACCTGCGACTATCAAAGACATCGCCGACGAAGCAGCCGTCGCCTGGGCCACAGCAGACAGTGAATTGGAGGCACTGCTCGCAGAAAACAACGTCAAGAAATACACCCAGGACGGGACCACCCGCTACGACACCAACCCCGTCAAACTGTTTCTCGACGAAATCCTCGACCTCATCAACGAGAACTCCCGTGAAGAACTCGAGAACAGCCTCGTGAATGCCACACAGCAACTCGAGGAACTGCAGGCGGAATTTAATGTCGACACCCACGACGAACTCAGAGGACTGCTCGTCGAAGAAGACCTCACTGCTGGGGAGATGCGAAACGTCCAGAACGCAGCATCCACGTGGAGCGCCCTCGAGACAGACAGCCGTCTCATAAAGCACGCCCTCCAGCTTTACGACGACGTGACCACCCTCTCCGAAGGCGACGACCACATCGCGGTCGCGTGA
- a CDS encoding TRAM domain-containing protein gives MEFIEQFQCLFSAQIENHGESYHIEVPEQELRLGGLEAGKTYRVAIVAEPTESEAERHEVEQAKSSTSSASAQSEQPVTEGEERTVEIESLGDQGDGITRVERGFVVIIPDTEQGERVRVKITDVRENVAFAEVVERLSYYE, from the coding sequence ATGGAGTTTATAGAGCAATTTCAGTGTCTGTTTTCTGCACAAATCGAAAATCACGGCGAATCCTACCACATCGAAGTTCCAGAACAGGAGCTGCGTCTCGGCGGCCTCGAAGCGGGCAAAACGTACCGCGTGGCAATCGTCGCGGAGCCGACTGAGTCAGAGGCAGAACGCCACGAGGTCGAACAAGCAAAATCGTCCACCTCGTCTGCATCTGCACAGTCAGAACAACCGGTCACAGAGGGCGAAGAGCGCACCGTCGAAATCGAGAGTCTCGGCGACCAGGGAGACGGCATCACCCGCGTCGAACGCGGCTTCGTCGTCATCATTCCTGATACAGAGCAGGGCGAACGCGTTCGCGTCAAGATTACCGACGTACGAGAGAACGTTGCCTTCGCAGAGGTCGTAGAGCGACTCAGTTATTACGAATAA
- a CDS encoding transposase → MMYSPRFRLFPNTEQRQAMDWTRNTVRQLYNHALNEFEQIPEDAGTLRQRVWMVRDTLPALKDWWPDLKQVYSTVLQKSVERIRDNIQNLGKLKAKGYNVGSLNWKKPREYRSFTYRQSGFELDKKSGPNNRGLLILKKLKGETHEIPIRLHRDLPAHDSIKEVTLKKEPTGAWYVSFCIKTETPEKPTVKDINPEETVGLDLGVLNFVYDSKGRSIGRLDLSDDRERLEREQRSLSRKDYESNNWEKQRLRVAEVHARMSNKKQDFKHKLAHFYTTEYDAVFVENLNVKGMLESSENARNKAEVGWRDFITILEHHGDKNGCYVVQVNPRGTTKECASCGVSTWNPLWVREHSCPACGFELDRDWNASLNVLNRGLSKLGVVHSEATPAETATAVSTDGGNSSSFVVDASRVVETGSPALKEAAPAAE, encoded by the coding sequence ATGATGTACAGCCCACGCTTCCGATTGTTCCCGAATACGGAGCAACGCCAAGCGATGGACTGGACGCGAAACACCGTGCGACAACTCTACAACCACGCACTCAACGAATTCGAGCAAATCCCTGAAGACGCGGGCACCCTCCGCCAGCGCGTCTGGATGGTTCGAGACACACTCCCCGCTCTCAAAGACTGGTGGCCCGACCTCAAACAAGTCTACTCCACCGTCCTTCAGAAATCTGTCGAGCGCATCCGCGACAACATCCAGAACCTCGGAAAGCTCAAAGCGAAGGGGTACAACGTTGGGTCGTTGAATTGGAAGAAACCGCGTGAGTACAGGAGTTTCACGTACCGACAATCGGGCTTCGAACTCGACAAGAAGAGTGGTCCGAACAACCGGGGGCTCCTGATACTCAAGAAACTCAAAGGCGAAACCCACGAAATCCCGATTCGCCTCCACCGTGACCTTCCAGCCCACGACTCGATTAAAGAAGTCACGCTCAAGAAAGAGCCAACGGGCGCGTGGTACGTCTCGTTCTGCATCAAGACTGAGACACCAGAGAAACCCACCGTCAAAGACATCAACCCCGAGGAAACCGTGGGTCTCGACCTCGGCGTACTCAACTTCGTCTACGACTCCAAGGGCCGTTCGATAGGCCGACTTGACTTATCGGACGACCGGGAGCGCCTCGAACGCGAGCAACGCTCACTCTCCCGCAAAGACTACGAGTCGAACAACTGGGAGAAACAACGCCTCAGGGTTGCGGAAGTTCACGCCCGGATGTCGAACAAAAAGCAGGACTTCAAGCACAAGCTCGCGCACTTCTACACGACGGAGTACGACGCCGTGTTCGTTGAAAACCTGAACGTGAAAGGAATGCTCGAATCCTCTGAGAACGCTCGCAACAAGGCCGAAGTCGGGTGGCGTGACTTCATCACGATTCTCGAACACCACGGCGACAAGAACGGTTGTTACGTGGTGCAAGTTAACCCGAGAGGGACGACTAAAGAATGCGCGTCGTGTGGTGTCTCAACGTGGAATCCCCTCTGGGTACGAGAGCATTCGTGTCCGGCGTGTGGGTTCGAACTCGACCGAGACTGGAACGCGTCGTTGAACGTCCTCAATAGAGGACTCTCAAAACTAGGAGTGGTTCACTCCGAAGCAACGCCTGCGGAGACTGCAACCGCTGTGTCCACGGATGGGGGCAATTCTTCGTCCTTCGTCGTGGATGCAAGTCGCGTCGTGGAAACAGGAAGCCCCGCCCTCAAGGAAGCCGCGCCAGCGGCTGAGTAG
- a CDS encoding FAD-dependent oxidoreductase, whose translation MARFVIIGGDAAGMSAASKAKRDNPDLEVIVFEMGKWVSYGACGLPYYIKGEIQSLEDLVSITPEEFRTERDIDLRTGHEVVEIDPDNQTVTARHDGGEVVQDFDHLLIATGAEAVTPSIEGFEKKGVFTLGSMADGKDLREFVTRARAEDELHQPDRGPACQFLESCTGPVAIVGGGYIGIEMAEALAANGFEVHLFQRGDRILKEFSEATSEAVLYHLRDQNVAVYLDAEVEAFTGGEGIEAVETASASVPVEMVLVGTGVRPRTELAEDAGIELGETGAIATDAYRETNVPDVYAAGDCAEAMHVVTEKPAYVPLALTANRHGRAVGQTVAGTPTTGGGVAGTAAVKAFDVEAARTGVLDHDVARDAGFEPLTETIEAKSRAGYYPEGGTVQVTLTIDRPSGRVLGGSLVSEYGEGAVHRSHALVGAVTEGISVDDLADYDLAYAPPFNTTWDPVLTAAKVIGGKR comes from the coding sequence ATGGCGAGGTTCGTTATCATCGGGGGCGATGCTGCGGGGATGTCGGCCGCCAGCAAGGCAAAGCGCGACAATCCCGACCTGGAGGTCATCGTTTTCGAGATGGGAAAGTGGGTTTCCTACGGAGCCTGTGGCCTGCCGTATTACATCAAGGGCGAAATCCAGTCTCTCGAGGACCTCGTGTCGATTACTCCCGAGGAGTTTCGCACGGAGCGAGATATCGACCTCCGGACCGGCCACGAAGTCGTCGAAATCGACCCCGATAACCAGACGGTCACCGCACGTCACGACGGCGGTGAGGTCGTCCAGGACTTCGACCACCTCCTCATCGCGACCGGGGCGGAGGCTGTGACGCCATCCATCGAGGGATTTGAGAAAAAAGGCGTTTTCACGCTCGGATCGATGGCCGACGGAAAGGACCTCCGAGAATTCGTGACCCGAGCGCGTGCGGAGGACGAACTCCATCAACCAGACCGTGGGCCAGCGTGCCAGTTTCTCGAATCGTGTACGGGGCCAGTGGCCATCGTCGGCGGGGGGTACATCGGCATCGAGATGGCAGAAGCACTCGCAGCAAACGGTTTCGAAGTGCACCTCTTTCAACGCGGTGACCGTATCCTCAAGGAGTTCAGCGAGGCCACGAGCGAAGCCGTCCTCTACCACCTCCGCGACCAGAACGTAGCCGTCTATCTCGATGCAGAGGTGGAGGCATTCACGGGAGGCGAGGGCATCGAAGCTGTCGAAACCGCTTCAGCGAGCGTTCCCGTCGAGATGGTGCTCGTCGGGACAGGCGTCCGTCCCCGGACAGAACTTGCAGAGGATGCGGGTATCGAACTCGGCGAGACGGGCGCGATTGCAACCGACGCCTACCGCGAGACGAACGTTCCCGACGTGTACGCCGCAGGCGACTGCGCGGAAGCGATGCACGTCGTCACCGAGAAACCAGCCTACGTGCCGCTGGCGTTGACGGCCAACCGACACGGACGGGCCGTAGGGCAGACGGTTGCAGGCACGCCGACAACAGGGGGTGGCGTCGCGGGAACTGCAGCCGTCAAAGCGTTCGACGTGGAGGCTGCTCGGACCGGCGTACTTGACCATGATGTGGCTCGCGATGCTGGCTTCGAGCCACTGACCGAAACCATCGAAGCGAAGTCTCGTGCTGGCTACTATCCCGAAGGTGGAACCGTACAGGTGACGCTCACCATCGACCGGCCCTCGGGACGAGTGCTCGGTGGAAGTCTCGTCTCCGAGTACGGCGAAGGCGCAGTCCATCGCAGTCACGCGCTCGTGGGGGCGGTCACCGAGGGTATCAGCGTCGATGACCTCGCGGACTACGACCTGGCGTACGCCCCGCCGTTCAACACGACGTGGGACCCGGTGTTGACGGCCGCGAAGGTCATCGGCGGCAAGCGGTAA